A region of Diceros bicornis minor isolate mBicDic1 chromosome 31, mDicBic1.mat.cur, whole genome shotgun sequence DNA encodes the following proteins:
- the RIC8A gene encoding synembryn-A isoform X2, with the protein MEPRAVADAVQTGEENVVMEALLAYNQENSQSFTFDDAQQEDRKRLAELLASVLEQGLPPSRRVTWLQSIRILSRDRSCLDPFTSRQSLQAFACYAGISASGGSVPEPLDMDVVLESLKCLCNLVLSSPVAQVLAAEARLVVRLAERVGLYRKSSFPHDVQFFDLRLLFLLTALRTDVRLQLFQELRGVHLLTDALELTLGMSPEESPPALLPPQETERAMEILKVLFNITFDSIKREVDQEDAALYQHLGTLLRHCVMITAAGDRTEEFHGHTVNLLGNLPLKCLDVLLTLEPHEGSLEFLGVNMDVIRVLLSFLEKRLHQTHRLKESVAPVLSVLTECARMHRPARKFLKAQVLPPLRDVRTRPEVGELLRNKLVRLMTHLDTDVKRVAAEFLFVLCSESVPRFIKYTGYGNAAGLLAARGLMAGGRPEGQYSEDEDTDTDEYKEAKASINPVTGRVEEKPPNPMEGMTEEQKEHEAMKLVNMFDKLSRHRVIQPMGMSPRGQLTSLQDAMCQTMEGQLSSDPDSDPD; encoded by the exons ATGGAGCCCCGGGCGGTGGCCGATGCCGTGCAAACGGGGGAAGAGAACGTGGTTATGGAGGCTCTGCTCGCGTACAACCAGGAG AACTCCCAGAGCTTCACATTCGATGACGCCCAGCAGGAGGACAGGAAG AGACTGGCGGAGCTGTTGGCCTCGGTCCTGGAGCAGGGCTTGCCACCGTCCCGCCGCGTCACCTGGCTGCAGAGCATCCGCATCCTGTCCAGGGACCGCAGCTGCCTGGACCCATTTACCAGCCGCCAGAGCTTGCAGGCATTTGCCTGCTATGCTGGGATCTCCGCCTCCGGGGGCTCGGTCCCCGAGCCCCTGGACATGGACGTTGTCCTCGAGTCCCTCAAGTGCCTGTGCAACCTCGTGCTCagcagcccggtggcacaggtgCTGGCAGCAGAGGCTCGCCTGGTGGTGAGACTCGCAGAGCGCGTAGGGCTGTACCGCAAGAGCAGCTTTCCTCACGACGTCCAGTTCTTTGATTTGCGCCTTCTTTTCTTGCTAACTGCGCTTCGCACCGACGTGCGCCTGCAGCTGTTTCAGGAGCTGCGGGGAGTGCACCTGCTGACAGATGCGCTGGAGCTGACCCTGGGAATGAGCCCGGAAGAGAGCCCCCCTGCGCTCCTTCCTCCCCAGGAGACTGAGCGGGCCATGGAAATTCTCAAAGTGCTCTTCAACATCACTTTCGACTCCATAAAGAGAGAGGTGGACCAG GAAGATGCTGCCCTTTACCAGCACCTGGGAACCCTTTTGCGGCACTGTGTGATGATCACTGCTGCTGGAGACCGTACAGAGGAGTTCCACGG CCACACGGTGAACCTCCTGGGGAACTTGCCCCTCAAGTGTCTGGACGTCCTCCTCACCCTGGAGCCACACGAAGGCTCCCTGGAATTCCTGGGAGTGAACATGGATGTGATTCGTGTCCTCCTTAGCTTCCTGGAGAAGCGTCTGCATCAG ACGCATAGGCTGAAAGAGAGCGTGGCTCCTGTGCTGAGTGTGCTGACAGAGTGTGCCCGCATGCACCGCCCCGCCAGGAAGTTCCTGAAGGCCCAG GTGCTGCCCCCACTGCGGGACGTGAGGACCCGGCCCGAGGTGGGGGAGCTGTTACGGAACAAGCTCGTTCGCCTCATGACACACCTGGACACCGACGTGAAGAGGGTGGCGGCTGAGTTCCTCTTCGTCCTGTGCTCGGAGAGCG TGCCCCGGTTCATCAAGTACACAGGCTACGGGAACGCCGCTGGTCTCCTGGCTGCCAGGGGCCTCATGGCCGGGGGCCGGCCTGAGGGCCAGTACTCAGAGGACGAGGACACGGACACAGACGAGTATAAGGAAGCCAAGGCCAG CATAAACCCAGTGACCGGGAGGGTGGAGGAAAAGCCACCAAACCCCATGGAGGGCATGACGGAGGAGCAGAAGGAGCATGAGGCCATGAAGCTGGTGAACATGTTTGACAAGCTCTCCAG GCACAGAGTCATCCAGCCCATGGGGATGAGTCCCCGGGGTCAGCTGACGTCCCTGCAGGATGCCATGTGCCAGACCATGGAGGGGCAGCTCTCCTCAGACCCCGACTCGGACCCCGATTGA
- the RIC8A gene encoding synembryn-A isoform X1: protein MEPRAVADAVQTGEENVVMEALLAYNQENSQSFTFDDAQQEDRKRLAELLASVLEQGLPPSRRVTWLQSIRILSRDRSCLDPFTSRQSLQAFACYAGISASGGSVPEPLDMDVVLESLKCLCNLVLSSPVAQVLAAEARLVVRLAERVGLYRKSSFPHDVQFFDLRLLFLLTALRTDVRLQLFQELRGVHLLTDALELTLGMSPEESPPALLPPQETERAMEILKVLFNITFDSIKREVDQEDAALYQHLGTLLRHCVMITAAGDRTEEFHGHTVNLLGNLPLKCLDVLLTLEPHEGSLEFLGVNMDVIRVLLSFLEKRLHQTHRLKESVAPVLSVLTECARMHRPARKFLKAQVLPPLRDVRTRPEVGELLRNKLVRLMTHLDTDVKRVAAEFLFVLCSESVPRFIKYTGYGNAAGLLAARGLMAGGRPEGQYSEDEDTDTDEYKEAKARCGVCPPPPSGSPQFAPIPVPTLSGPVGWVGQDDKCIRLLGISCLFLHDVCRAVRCFVETAEAEGAWQSGTRDRSWLPAGPGGKSICAVASPLPAPRRVGFLPVQAQAGRCGTPPTPGSPPPVLESH, encoded by the exons ATGGAGCCCCGGGCGGTGGCCGATGCCGTGCAAACGGGGGAAGAGAACGTGGTTATGGAGGCTCTGCTCGCGTACAACCAGGAG AACTCCCAGAGCTTCACATTCGATGACGCCCAGCAGGAGGACAGGAAG AGACTGGCGGAGCTGTTGGCCTCGGTCCTGGAGCAGGGCTTGCCACCGTCCCGCCGCGTCACCTGGCTGCAGAGCATCCGCATCCTGTCCAGGGACCGCAGCTGCCTGGACCCATTTACCAGCCGCCAGAGCTTGCAGGCATTTGCCTGCTATGCTGGGATCTCCGCCTCCGGGGGCTCGGTCCCCGAGCCCCTGGACATGGACGTTGTCCTCGAGTCCCTCAAGTGCCTGTGCAACCTCGTGCTCagcagcccggtggcacaggtgCTGGCAGCAGAGGCTCGCCTGGTGGTGAGACTCGCAGAGCGCGTAGGGCTGTACCGCAAGAGCAGCTTTCCTCACGACGTCCAGTTCTTTGATTTGCGCCTTCTTTTCTTGCTAACTGCGCTTCGCACCGACGTGCGCCTGCAGCTGTTTCAGGAGCTGCGGGGAGTGCACCTGCTGACAGATGCGCTGGAGCTGACCCTGGGAATGAGCCCGGAAGAGAGCCCCCCTGCGCTCCTTCCTCCCCAGGAGACTGAGCGGGCCATGGAAATTCTCAAAGTGCTCTTCAACATCACTTTCGACTCCATAAAGAGAGAGGTGGACCAG GAAGATGCTGCCCTTTACCAGCACCTGGGAACCCTTTTGCGGCACTGTGTGATGATCACTGCTGCTGGAGACCGTACAGAGGAGTTCCACGG CCACACGGTGAACCTCCTGGGGAACTTGCCCCTCAAGTGTCTGGACGTCCTCCTCACCCTGGAGCCACACGAAGGCTCCCTGGAATTCCTGGGAGTGAACATGGATGTGATTCGTGTCCTCCTTAGCTTCCTGGAGAAGCGTCTGCATCAG ACGCATAGGCTGAAAGAGAGCGTGGCTCCTGTGCTGAGTGTGCTGACAGAGTGTGCCCGCATGCACCGCCCCGCCAGGAAGTTCCTGAAGGCCCAG GTGCTGCCCCCACTGCGGGACGTGAGGACCCGGCCCGAGGTGGGGGAGCTGTTACGGAACAAGCTCGTTCGCCTCATGACACACCTGGACACCGACGTGAAGAGGGTGGCGGCTGAGTTCCTCTTCGTCCTGTGCTCGGAGAGCG TGCCCCGGTTCATCAAGTACACAGGCTACGGGAACGCCGCTGGTCTCCTGGCTGCCAGGGGCCTCATGGCCGGGGGCCGGCCTGAGGGCCAGTACTCAGAGGACGAGGACACGGACACAGACGAGTATAAGGAAGCCAAGGCCAGGtgtggtgtgtgcccccctccgcCCTCAGGCTCCCCTCAGTTCGCCCCAATCCCTGTTCCCACACTGTCTGGACCCGTGGGGTGGGTGGGACAGGATGACAAATGCATAAGACTTTTGGGAATCAGTTGCCTGTTCCTACATGATGTGTGTCGTGCTGTCAGATGTTTTGTTGAGACTGCAGAGGCTGAAGGGGCCTGGCAGTCTGGGACCAGGGACAGGAGCTGGTTGCCTGCTGGTCCTGGAGGGAAGTCAATTTGTGCAGTTGCCtcacctctccctgcccccaggagAGTGGGTTTTTTGCCAGTCCAGGCACAAGCAGGAAGATGTGGGACTCCACCCACCCCAGGCAGCCCCCCTCCTGTCTTGGAGAGTCACTAA
- the RIC8A gene encoding synembryn-A isoform X3 has protein sequence MEPRAVADAVQTGEENVVMEALLAYNQENSQSFTFDDAQQEDRKLFQELRGVHLLTDALELTLGMSPEESPPALLPPQETERAMEILKVLFNITFDSIKREVDQEDAALYQHLGTLLRHCVMITAAGDRTEEFHGHTVNLLGNLPLKCLDVLLTLEPHEGSLEFLGVNMDVIRVLLSFLEKRLHQTHRLKESVAPVLSVLTECARMHRPARKFLKAQVLPPLRDVRTRPEVGELLRNKLVRLMTHLDTDVKRVAAEFLFVLCSESVPRFIKYTGYGNAAGLLAARGLMAGGRPEGQYSEDEDTDTDEYKEAKARCGVCPPPPSGSPQFAPIPVPTLSGPVGWVGQDDKCIRLLGISCLFLHDVCRAVRCFVETAEAEGAWQSGTRDRSWLPAGPGGKSICAVASPLPAPRRVGFLPVQAQAGRCGTPPTPGSPPPVLESH, from the exons ATGGAGCCCCGGGCGGTGGCCGATGCCGTGCAAACGGGGGAAGAGAACGTGGTTATGGAGGCTCTGCTCGCGTACAACCAGGAG AACTCCCAGAGCTTCACATTCGATGACGCCCAGCAGGAGGACAGGAAG CTGTTTCAGGAGCTGCGGGGAGTGCACCTGCTGACAGATGCGCTGGAGCTGACCCTGGGAATGAGCCCGGAAGAGAGCCCCCCTGCGCTCCTTCCTCCCCAGGAGACTGAGCGGGCCATGGAAATTCTCAAAGTGCTCTTCAACATCACTTTCGACTCCATAAAGAGAGAGGTGGACCAG GAAGATGCTGCCCTTTACCAGCACCTGGGAACCCTTTTGCGGCACTGTGTGATGATCACTGCTGCTGGAGACCGTACAGAGGAGTTCCACGG CCACACGGTGAACCTCCTGGGGAACTTGCCCCTCAAGTGTCTGGACGTCCTCCTCACCCTGGAGCCACACGAAGGCTCCCTGGAATTCCTGGGAGTGAACATGGATGTGATTCGTGTCCTCCTTAGCTTCCTGGAGAAGCGTCTGCATCAG ACGCATAGGCTGAAAGAGAGCGTGGCTCCTGTGCTGAGTGTGCTGACAGAGTGTGCCCGCATGCACCGCCCCGCCAGGAAGTTCCTGAAGGCCCAG GTGCTGCCCCCACTGCGGGACGTGAGGACCCGGCCCGAGGTGGGGGAGCTGTTACGGAACAAGCTCGTTCGCCTCATGACACACCTGGACACCGACGTGAAGAGGGTGGCGGCTGAGTTCCTCTTCGTCCTGTGCTCGGAGAGCG TGCCCCGGTTCATCAAGTACACAGGCTACGGGAACGCCGCTGGTCTCCTGGCTGCCAGGGGCCTCATGGCCGGGGGCCGGCCTGAGGGCCAGTACTCAGAGGACGAGGACACGGACACAGACGAGTATAAGGAAGCCAAGGCCAGGtgtggtgtgtgcccccctccgcCCTCAGGCTCCCCTCAGTTCGCCCCAATCCCTGTTCCCACACTGTCTGGACCCGTGGGGTGGGTGGGACAGGATGACAAATGCATAAGACTTTTGGGAATCAGTTGCCTGTTCCTACATGATGTGTGTCGTGCTGTCAGATGTTTTGTTGAGACTGCAGAGGCTGAAGGGGCCTGGCAGTCTGGGACCAGGGACAGGAGCTGGTTGCCTGCTGGTCCTGGAGGGAAGTCAATTTGTGCAGTTGCCtcacctctccctgcccccaggagAGTGGGTTTTTTGCCAGTCCAGGCACAAGCAGGAAGATGTGGGACTCCACCCACCCCAGGCAGCCCCCCTCCTGTCTTGGAGAGTCACTAA